Proteins from a genomic interval of Lelliottia amnigena:
- the hpdA gene encoding glycyl-radical activating family protein: MIFNIQRYSTHDGPGIRTVVFLKGCSLSCRWCQNPESRSRTRDVLFDARLCLEGCDLCQQAAPGIIDRTLNGLIIHREKLNDATLNALTDCCPTQAMTVCGEEQQVADIMATVLRDKPFYERSGGGITLSGGEPFMNPTLAHSLFKASHEKGIHTAVETCLHVPWHAIEPSLPYVDLFLADLKHVDGDVFKQWAGGSAKRVLENLKRLAAAGKKMTIRVPLIPGFNADEASVKAITRFAADELNVREIHFLPYHTLGMNKYTLLGQPYSAPDKPLDNPALLDFALAFADQNGLTATLRG; encoded by the coding sequence ATGATTTTCAATATTCAGCGCTATTCGACGCATGACGGTCCCGGTATTCGTACCGTGGTGTTCCTGAAAGGCTGCTCATTAAGCTGCCGCTGGTGTCAAAATCCTGAGAGCCGTTCTCGTACCCGAGACGTCCTGTTTGATGCCCGCCTGTGTCTGGAAGGCTGCGACCTCTGCCAGCAGGCTGCGCCAGGGATTATCGACCGCACGCTGAATGGACTGATTATTCATCGCGAAAAACTCAACGATGCAACGCTGAACGCCCTCACCGACTGTTGCCCAACGCAAGCGATGACCGTATGCGGTGAGGAGCAACAGGTCGCCGATATTATGGCCACCGTGCTGCGCGATAAACCCTTTTACGAGCGCAGCGGCGGCGGTATCACACTCTCCGGCGGCGAGCCGTTTATGAACCCTACTCTGGCCCACTCGCTGTTCAAAGCCAGCCACGAAAAAGGCATACATACTGCCGTTGAAACCTGTCTGCATGTGCCGTGGCACGCGATCGAACCCTCGTTGCCGTATGTTGACCTGTTTCTCGCCGACCTGAAACATGTCGACGGCGACGTGTTTAAACAATGGGCTGGCGGCTCGGCTAAGCGCGTACTGGAAAACCTGAAACGCCTTGCGGCGGCAGGCAAAAAAATGACTATCCGCGTTCCGCTGATTCCCGGTTTTAACGCAGATGAAGCGTCTGTCAAAGCGATTACACGTTTTGCCGCCGATGAGCTGAACGTCCGCGAGATCCATTTTCTGCCGTACCACACCCTTGGCATGAACAAATATACCCTGCTCGGCCAACCTTACTCTGCCCCTGATAAACCGCTCGATAACCCAGCGTTACTGGACTTTGCCCTGGCGTTTGCTGACCAGAATGGGTTAACCGCCACCTTACGAGGATAA
- the fsaA gene encoding fructose-6-phosphate aldolase, which translates to MKVILMCVNSAASFYVVVLGQANFEGLIMELYLDTSDVAAVKKLARIFPLAGVTTNPSIVAAGKKPLDVLLPELHDALGGKGRLFAQVMATTAEAMVDDARKLRAIINDLVVKVPVTAEGLAAIKMLKAEGIPTLGTAVYGAAQGMLSALAGAEYVAPYVNRLDAQGGDGIQTVVELQQLLTLHAPQAKVLAASFKTPRQALDCLLAGCEAITLPLDVAQQFINAPAVDAAVAKFEQDWQGAFGQTTI; encoded by the coding sequence ATGAAAGTTATTTTGATGTGCGTCAACTCTGCGGCGAGTTTTTACGTGGTAGTGTTAGGGCAGGCTAATTTTGAGGGTTTGATCATGGAACTTTATCTCGATACTTCCGACGTTGCTGCAGTCAAAAAACTGGCGCGCATTTTCCCGCTGGCGGGCGTAACCACCAATCCCAGTATTGTGGCGGCGGGGAAAAAACCGCTGGACGTGCTGTTGCCAGAGCTGCATGACGCGCTGGGGGGAAAAGGCCGGTTGTTCGCGCAGGTGATGGCGACTACGGCCGAAGCGATGGTCGACGATGCGCGTAAATTACGCGCCATAATTAACGATCTGGTGGTCAAAGTGCCCGTCACGGCAGAAGGGTTGGCAGCCATTAAAATGCTGAAAGCCGAAGGGATCCCAACGCTGGGAACGGCGGTTTACGGTGCTGCGCAGGGCATGCTGTCGGCGCTGGCTGGCGCGGAATATGTTGCGCCTTATGTGAATCGCCTGGACGCACAGGGCGGCGACGGGATTCAAACGGTGGTGGAATTACAGCAATTGCTGACGCTGCATGCGCCGCAGGCAAAAGTGCTGGCGGCGAGCTTTAAAACCCCGCGCCAGGCGCTGGACTGTTTGCTGGCGGGCTGCGAGGCCATCACTTTGCCGCTGGATGTGGCGCAGCAGTTTATTAACGCTCCCGCGGTGGATGCGGCAGTAGCGAAGTTTGAGCAGGACTGGCAGGGCGCGTTTGGCCAGACAACTATTTGA
- a CDS encoding Predicted chitinase gives MIISPPFLKPRHQHETDDRWIDRTQNTDPVRAYPLNRHQAWHGGIHLKHTDSTSQPEFVRAIADGTVVSVRNSRLEKRDTFPQNSTGGKYGTDNGYILLRHETETGTGDNAKVVFYSLYMHMTQLRPEMVKGKKVYRKDKLGTTGMVDGDNAFHFQIFCDDASIQRLTGRTDSQLDTSQDGRMDAIYGDMHFYLPAGTEVWQSEPGMMEKSPRSTAVKTTLPLYVTRELKQGNQIVITRAESAPGSGEFNAVGDPLVSGKYEYELYSKIHAHAKGHNQSAIYELHRFGRLVSPDQEQLTDPATPVWCQVNHLQGTGWVNLADPKIKKFSDADFPHWTGWRLVDDDTDTNSQCNSPTVLAEKDAGQPLSRLICHFPFEWDRSTITSRFQWLTSPNEHVDPPMTADDFTRFQAHVSALCLDDALPGGRYWHFHPLEFIKHFRKCLWMSASEFKQVVPVYAIRSDSHRVYREKVTLHDGADSVFMKHYTGLNRAMRKYGINTPWRMACFLGNAVQESAWLNQTSEGYVNTFTDPATHEKKKRNTWYYPWYGRGFLQLTSPNNYFDYWTFRGREYPASLKETLSDAYHDLYQHKEKRYHNTSLLDEKNPDLTINVLAWRDDVANHSYDPSDSAGYYWILTNMAGFADEDHILEKHSISGISYYRSNVFWKASAIVNAPAQVTDREYRGLNGFDSRCCAYGYALDVLSETRFSDSNGSSSLEFPYTHRRG, from the coding sequence ATGATAATCAGCCCGCCGTTTCTGAAACCTCGCCACCAGCATGAAACCGACGATCGGTGGATTGACCGGACACAAAACACTGACCCTGTTCGCGCGTATCCGTTAAACCGCCATCAGGCATGGCATGGTGGTATTCATCTTAAACACACGGATTCCACTTCGCAGCCTGAATTCGTCCGCGCCATTGCCGACGGGACGGTGGTTTCCGTCAGAAATTCCCGGCTGGAAAAACGCGATACGTTTCCGCAGAACAGTACCGGGGGGAAATATGGCACCGATAACGGCTATATTCTGCTTCGCCATGAGACAGAAACGGGCACAGGCGATAATGCGAAAGTGGTTTTTTATTCGCTGTATATGCACATGACACAACTGCGGCCTGAAATGGTTAAGGGTAAAAAGGTTTACCGCAAGGATAAACTCGGCACCACTGGCATGGTGGACGGGGATAACGCCTTTCATTTTCAGATATTCTGTGACGATGCCAGTATTCAGAGACTGACCGGGCGTACGGACAGCCAGCTGGATACCAGCCAGGACGGGCGGATGGATGCGATTTACGGCGATATGCACTTTTATCTCCCGGCGGGCACGGAGGTCTGGCAGAGCGAACCGGGGATGATGGAAAAGTCTCCCCGCAGCACCGCAGTAAAAACCACGCTGCCCCTGTATGTCACCCGCGAGCTGAAACAGGGCAACCAAATCGTTATCACCCGCGCAGAAAGCGCCCCCGGTAGCGGAGAGTTCAACGCCGTGGGCGACCCGCTGGTCAGCGGGAAGTATGAATATGAGTTGTACAGTAAAATTCACGCGCACGCGAAGGGGCATAACCAGAGCGCCATTTACGAGTTACACCGCTTCGGGCGGCTGGTCTCGCCTGACCAGGAACAACTGACTGACCCGGCAACACCCGTCTGGTGCCAGGTGAATCACCTTCAGGGAACGGGCTGGGTGAATCTGGCGGACCCGAAAATTAAAAAATTCAGCGATGCAGATTTTCCGCACTGGACGGGCTGGAGGCTGGTGGATGACGATACCGACACTAACAGCCAATGTAACTCCCCGACGGTACTCGCCGAAAAAGACGCAGGCCAGCCTCTCAGCCGTCTGATATGTCATTTTCCGTTTGAATGGGACCGGAGCACCATCACGTCGCGCTTCCAGTGGCTGACCTCGCCGAATGAGCACGTTGACCCGCCCATGACCGCCGATGATTTTACCCGCTTTCAGGCCCATGTCAGCGCGCTCTGTCTGGACGATGCCCTGCCCGGCGGGCGCTACTGGCATTTTCACCCGCTGGAGTTTATTAAGCATTTCAGGAAATGCCTGTGGATGAGCGCCAGCGAATTTAAGCAAGTGGTGCCCGTCTACGCCATCCGGTCAGACAGCCACCGTGTCTACAGGGAAAAGGTGACGCTTCATGACGGGGCGGACTCGGTATTTATGAAGCACTATACCGGGCTGAACCGGGCAATGCGGAAATACGGCATCAACACGCCGTGGCGTATGGCCTGTTTCCTGGGGAATGCCGTGCAGGAATCCGCCTGGCTGAATCAGACCAGCGAAGGGTACGTTAACACATTTACCGACCCGGCAACGCACGAAAAGAAAAAGCGCAATACCTGGTACTACCCGTGGTACGGGCGCGGCTTTTTACAATTAACCAGTCCGAATAATTATTTTGATTACTGGACCTTCAGGGGACGTGAGTATCCGGCTTCATTAAAAGAGACGCTAAGCGATGCTTACCATGATTTATACCAGCATAAGGAAAAACGCTATCACAACACATCACTGCTGGATGAAAAAAATCCGGATTTAACCATTAATGTGCTTGCATGGCGGGATGATGTGGCAAATCACAGTTACGATCCTTCAGATAGTGCGGGGTATTATTGGATTCTGACTAATATGGCGGGTTTTGCCGATGAAGATCATATATTAGAGAAACATAGCATCAGCGGAATAAGTTATTATAGGAGCAATGTATTTTGGAAAGCTAGCGCAATAGTTAATGCCCCTGCACAAGTGACCGACAGAGAATATCGTGGTTTAAATGGTTTTGATAGCCGTTGTTGTGCATATGGTTATGCACTTGATGTGCTGTCAGAAACAAGGTTCTCTGATTCAAATGGAAGCAGTTCTTTAGAGTTTCCTTATACACATCGCAGAGGTTAA
- the moeB gene encoding sulfur carrier protein moaD adenylyltransferase, with protein MSVELSDQEMLRYNRQIVLRGFDFDGQEALKAACVLVVGLGGLGCAAAQYLAAAGVGSMTLLDFDTVSVSNLQRQTLHSDATIGEPKVASAHAALARINPHVQFTLIDALLDDTALFARIAQHDLVLDCTDNVTIRNQLNAGCFTHKTPLVSGAAIRMEGQISVFTYADGEPCYRCLSRLFGENALTCVEAGVMAPLVGVIGSLQAMEAIKVLTHYGTPAAGKILMYDAMSCQFREMKLMRHPGCEVCGGE; from the coding sequence ATGTCGGTAGAACTGAGCGACCAGGAGATGCTGCGCTACAACCGCCAGATCGTGCTGCGGGGTTTTGATTTTGACGGTCAGGAAGCGCTCAAAGCCGCCTGCGTACTGGTGGTGGGATTAGGCGGTTTGGGCTGTGCGGCGGCGCAATATCTCGCGGCAGCGGGCGTCGGGAGTATGACGCTGCTGGATTTCGACACCGTGTCGGTATCCAATTTGCAGCGCCAGACGTTGCACAGCGACGCGACAATTGGTGAGCCGAAAGTCGCCTCCGCTCATGCCGCGCTGGCACGCATTAATCCTCACGTTCAGTTCACATTGATTGACGCTTTGCTCGATGACACTGCGCTGTTCGCGCGCATCGCACAGCACGACCTGGTTCTTGATTGCACCGATAACGTCACTATTCGCAATCAGCTTAACGCGGGCTGTTTTACCCATAAGACACCGCTGGTTTCCGGCGCGGCGATTCGGATGGAAGGCCAGATCAGCGTATTTACTTACGCCGACGGCGAGCCCTGCTATCGCTGTCTGAGCCGTCTGTTTGGCGAGAATGCGCTGACTTGCGTCGAGGCGGGCGTCATGGCGCCGCTGGTTGGCGTGATCGGGTCATTGCAGGCTATGGAAGCGATTAAAGTGCTGACGCATTACGGAACACCGGCGGCGGGAAAAATCCTGATGTACGACGCGATGAGCTGTCAGTTCCGCGAGATGAAACTGATGCGTCATCCCGGATGCGAGGTCTGCGGGGGGGAGTGA
- the moeA gene encoding molybdopterin biosynthesis protein MoeA, which translates to MDFTAGLMPLETALTQMLDQISPLKEHETLPLLRCFGRVTASDIVSPLNVPGFDNSAMDGYAVRLADIQAGNALPVAGKAFAGQPFQGEWPQGTCIRIMTGAALPADCDAVVMQEETEQTDEGVRFTASVKPNQNIRRAGEDITLGAAVFAAGKRLTAAELPVLASLGIAEIDVVRKVRVALFSTGDELQLPGQPLKAGQIYDTNRLAVHLMLEQLGCEVINLGIIPDDPEQLRAAFIQADNSADVVISSGGVSVGEADYTKILLDELGEIGFWKLAIKPGKPFAFGKLDHSWFCGLPGNPVSAALTFYQLVQPLLAKLSGNTAQGLPARQRVRTATRLKKSPGRLDFQRGILARNAEGLLEVSTTGHQGSHIFSSFSQGNCFIVLERERGNVEAGEWVEVEAFNHLFGG; encoded by the coding sequence ATGGATTTTACCGCCGGACTGATGCCGCTTGAGACGGCACTCACGCAGATGCTCGACCAGATTTCGCCGCTGAAAGAGCACGAAACGCTACCTTTACTGCGCTGTTTTGGTCGCGTGACGGCGAGCGATATCGTCTCTCCGCTGAACGTGCCGGGGTTTGATAACTCTGCGATGGACGGTTATGCGGTGCGTCTTGCAGATATTCAGGCAGGAAATGCATTGCCGGTCGCCGGAAAAGCCTTTGCGGGCCAGCCTTTTCAGGGTGAATGGCCGCAGGGAACCTGTATTCGCATTATGACAGGTGCCGCGTTGCCAGCGGATTGCGACGCGGTGGTGATGCAGGAAGAGACTGAGCAAACCGACGAGGGCGTGCGTTTTACCGCCAGCGTTAAGCCGAACCAGAACATCCGCCGCGCCGGGGAAGATATCACGCTGGGTGCAGCCGTTTTCGCCGCCGGGAAAAGGCTGACGGCCGCTGAACTGCCGGTTCTGGCATCGCTGGGTATTGCTGAGATCGACGTGGTGCGCAAAGTGCGCGTTGCCCTGTTCTCGACGGGCGATGAGCTGCAGTTGCCGGGTCAGCCGCTTAAAGCGGGGCAAATCTACGATACCAACCGTCTGGCCGTGCATCTGATGCTGGAACAGCTGGGCTGCGAGGTCATTAACCTCGGCATTATTCCTGACGATCCGGAACAATTGCGCGCCGCGTTTATACAAGCGGACAACTCCGCTGATGTGGTGATAAGTTCCGGCGGCGTATCCGTTGGCGAAGCGGATTACACCAAAATTCTTCTCGACGAGCTGGGTGAAATCGGCTTCTGGAAGCTGGCGATTAAACCGGGCAAACCGTTCGCTTTCGGTAAGCTTGACCACAGCTGGTTCTGCGGCCTGCCGGGCAATCCGGTGTCGGCGGCGCTGACGTTTTATCAGCTGGTGCAGCCGCTGCTGGCAAAATTGTCCGGCAACACGGCACAGGGCCTGCCTGCACGTCAGCGCGTACGCACCGCTACGCGCCTGAAAAAATCACCGGGTCGTCTTGATTTCCAGCGCGGGATTTTGGCGCGAAACGCCGAGGGTTTACTGGAGGTGAGTACCACCGGCCATCAGGGTTCACATATTTTCAGCTCCTTCAGCCAGGGCAACTGCTTTATCGTTCTTGAGCGCGAGCGCGGAAACGTCGAAGCGGGCGAGTGGGTTGAGGTCGAAGCCTTTAACCATTTATTTGGAGGCTGA
- the iaaA gene encoding L-asparaginase — MVNAVIAIHGGAGAITRSKLSPEQEKRYVNALSVIVETGQKMLEAGASALDVVTEAVRLLEECPLFNAGIGAVFTRDETHELDACVMDGNTLKAGAVAGVSHLRNPILAARLVMEQSPHVLLMGAGAEKFATEHGMETVLPDIFSTPERYQQLLEARTAGITQLDHSAPLDESTKMGTVGAVALDKEGNLAAATSTGGMTNKLPGRVGDSPLPGAGCYANNANVAVSCTGTGEVFIRTLAAYDIAALMDYGNLSLAEACERVVMEKLPALGGSGGLIAVDREGNVALPFNSEGMYRAWGYAGDAPTTGIYRE, encoded by the coding sequence ATGGTGAATGCGGTTATCGCAATACACGGTGGAGCAGGGGCAATTACCCGATCAAAGCTGAGTCCTGAGCAGGAAAAACGCTACGTCAATGCGCTGTCTGTCATTGTCGAAACCGGTCAAAAAATGCTGGAAGCGGGAGCCAGCGCGCTGGACGTGGTCACCGAAGCGGTGCGTCTTCTGGAGGAGTGCCCGCTGTTTAATGCGGGTATTGGCGCGGTATTTACGCGCGATGAAACACACGAGCTGGATGCCTGCGTGATGGACGGCAACACGCTAAAAGCCGGTGCTGTCGCTGGTGTCAGCCATCTGCGCAACCCGATTCTGGCGGCGCGTCTGGTGATGGAGCAAAGCCCGCACGTGCTGCTGATGGGTGCCGGGGCAGAAAAATTTGCCACTGAGCATGGAATGGAAACGGTTCTGCCTGACATTTTCTCTACGCCTGAGCGTTATCAGCAATTACTGGAAGCACGCACGGCGGGGATCACTCAGTTGGATCATTCGGCCCCGCTGGATGAGAGCACCAAAATGGGTACGGTTGGCGCGGTGGCGCTCGATAAAGAGGGCAACCTGGCGGCAGCGACATCCACCGGCGGCATGACCAATAAATTACCCGGTCGGGTAGGAGACAGCCCTTTACCCGGCGCGGGATGCTACGCCAATAACGCCAACGTGGCGGTCTCGTGCACCGGCACGGGGGAAGTGTTCATCCGCACGCTCGCCGCCTATGACATTGCGGCGTTAATGGATTACGGCAATTTAAGCCTCGCTGAGGCCTGCGAGCGCGTGGTGATGGAAAAATTGCCCGCGTTGGGCGGGAGCGGCGGGCTGATCGCTGTCGATCGTGAGGGCAACGTTGCGTTGCCGTTCAACAGTGAAGGCATGTATCGCGCCTGGGGTTATGCAGGCGATGCACCAACAACGGGAATTTATCGTGAATAA
- the gsiA_6 gene encoding glutathione transporter ATP-binding protein — MPHSNDLDSQQVLAVHNLNIAFQEERRPVPAVKHLSFSLKRGETLAIVGESGSGKSVTALSLMRLLEQSGTMIECDSMLLRRRSQKVVSLMEMSQSQMQSVRGADMAMIFQEPMTSLNPVFPVGEQIAESIRLHQGLNREEALAEAKRMLEQVRIPEAQTILSRYPHQLSGGMRQRVMIAMALSCRPAVLIADEPTTALDVTIQAQILQLIKVLQQDMDMGVIFITHDMGVVADIADRVLVMYQGEAVETGSVEQIFHAPQHPYTKALLAAVPRLGAMNGSDLPRRFPLISMNDPQHQEAETEQDTVVAGEPILQVRDLVTRFPLRGGILNRVKREVHAVENVSFDLWPGETLALVGESGCGKSTTGRALLRLVESQEGSIIFNGERIDTLSASQLQPLRRDIQFIFQDPYASLDPRQTVGYSIMEPLRVHGLLQGEEAQRRVAWLLERVGLKPEHAWRYPHEFSGGQRQRICIARALALNPKVVIADESVSALDVSIRAQIINLLLDLQRDLGIAFLFISHDMAVVERISHRVAVMYMGQIVEIGPRRAVFENPQHPYTRKLMAAVPVADPAHRHGQRVLLQDEMPGNIRKRGERAERVELREVGPGHFVAPPRQNNAFSWL; from the coding sequence GTGCCGCACAGTAACGATCTGGACAGCCAGCAGGTATTGGCGGTTCACAACCTGAACATCGCGTTTCAGGAAGAGCGGCGGCCCGTACCGGCGGTAAAGCATCTCTCGTTTTCACTCAAACGCGGAGAGACGCTGGCGATTGTTGGCGAATCCGGTTCCGGTAAATCCGTGACGGCGCTGTCGCTCATGCGCTTGCTGGAGCAGTCCGGCACCATGATTGAATGTGACAGCATGCTGCTGCGCAGGCGCAGTCAGAAAGTGGTCAGCCTGATGGAGATGAGTCAGTCGCAAATGCAGAGTGTGCGCGGCGCGGATATGGCGATGATCTTCCAGGAACCGATGACGTCGCTTAATCCGGTCTTTCCGGTGGGCGAGCAAATTGCCGAGTCGATCCGCTTACATCAGGGGTTAAACCGGGAAGAGGCGTTGGCCGAAGCCAAACGCATGCTGGAACAGGTCCGCATTCCGGAGGCGCAGACGATCCTGTCGCGCTATCCGCATCAGCTCTCCGGTGGGATGCGCCAGCGGGTGATGATTGCGATGGCGCTGTCATGCCGTCCGGCGGTGCTGATTGCCGATGAACCGACCACCGCGCTGGACGTCACGATTCAGGCGCAGATTTTGCAGCTTATTAAAGTGCTGCAACAGGATATGGATATGGGGGTGATTTTTATCACTCACGATATGGGCGTGGTGGCGGATATCGCCGACCGGGTGCTGGTCATGTATCAGGGCGAAGCGGTGGAGACGGGCAGCGTGGAGCAGATTTTCCATGCGCCGCAGCACCCTTACACCAAAGCGCTGCTGGCGGCAGTTCCGCGTCTTGGGGCAATGAACGGCAGCGATTTACCGCGTCGTTTTCCGCTGATCTCGATGAACGATCCGCAGCATCAGGAAGCCGAAACGGAGCAAGACACGGTGGTGGCGGGCGAGCCCATTCTTCAGGTTCGCGACCTGGTGACGCGCTTCCCGCTGCGCGGCGGCATTCTGAATCGTGTGAAGCGCGAAGTGCATGCCGTCGAAAACGTCAGCTTTGATTTATGGCCCGGCGAAACGCTCGCGCTGGTGGGGGAGTCAGGCTGTGGTAAATCCACCACCGGACGCGCGTTACTGCGGTTAGTTGAGTCGCAGGAAGGCAGCATTATCTTCAACGGCGAGCGCATCGACACGCTGTCGGCGAGCCAGCTGCAACCGCTGCGGCGCGATATTCAGTTTATCTTCCAGGACCCCTATGCGTCGCTCGATCCGCGCCAGACGGTGGGGTATTCGATTATGGAGCCGCTGCGGGTGCACGGTTTACTGCAAGGCGAAGAGGCCCAGCGTCGCGTGGCGTGGTTACTGGAGCGCGTGGGGCTGAAACCGGAACATGCCTGGCGTTATCCGCACGAATTTTCTGGCGGTCAGCGACAACGCATTTGCATCGCGCGTGCGCTGGCGCTAAACCCGAAAGTGGTGATAGCGGATGAGTCGGTGTCGGCACTGGACGTCTCCATCCGGGCGCAAATTATCAATTTACTGCTCGACTTGCAGCGCGACTTGGGTATCGCCTTTTTGTTTATTTCGCACGATATGGCGGTAGTGGAGCGCATCAGCCATCGCGTGGCGGTGATGTACATGGGGCAAATTGTTGAAATTGGTCCGCGCCGCGCGGTGTTTGAAAATCCGCAGCATCCTTACACCCGTAAGCTGATGGCGGCCGTACCGGTTGCCGATCCGGCACATCGCCACGGCCAGCGCGTGCTGCTCCAGGATGAGATGCCAGGCAATATTCGTAAACGCGGTGAGCGGGCAGAACGGGTTGAATTACGCGAGGTTGGCCCCGGCCATTTCGTCGCACCTCCGCGTCAGAACAATGCGTTTTCGTGGTTATAA
- the gsiB_2 gene encoding extracellular solute-binding protein, with the protein MTKFVARPWLLAASVTAALAASPAFAAKDVVVAVASNFTTLDPYDANDTLSQAVAKSFYQGLFGLDKEMKLKNVLAESYTVSDDGLVYTLKLRSGVKFQDGTDFNAEAVKVNLDRASNKENSLKRYNLYKNIASTEAVDPTTVKITLKEPFSAFINILAHPATAMISPDALKKYGKEIGFHPVGTGPYELVTWNQTDFVKVKKFAGYWQKGLPKLDTITWRPVVDNNTRAAMLQTGEAQFAFPIPYEQAAILQKNSKLELVASPSIMQRYISMNVTQKPFDNPKVREAINYAISRQALVKVAFAGYATPATGVVPPSIQYAETYTAWPYDPAKARELLKEAGFPNGFSTTLWSSHNHSTAQKVLQFTQQQLAQVGIKAQLTAMDAGQRAAEVEGKSQKESGVRMFYTGWSASTGEADWALSPLFASQNWPPTLFNTAFYSNPQVDKDLADALKTTKPEEKARLYKDAQDTIWKESPWIPLVVEKLVSAHNKALTGFYIMPDTGFSFDDADLK; encoded by the coding sequence ATGACAAAATTTGTTGCTCGACCATGGCTGTTAGCCGCGAGTGTCACGGCGGCGCTGGCGGCAAGCCCTGCCTTTGCGGCCAAAGATGTGGTTGTTGCGGTGGCATCAAACTTCACCACGCTCGATCCGTATGACGCCAACGACACGCTGTCGCAGGCGGTGGCGAAGTCGTTTTATCAGGGACTGTTTGGCCTTGATAAAGAGATGAAGCTGAAAAACGTGCTGGCGGAGAGCTATACCGTCTCTGATGACGGCCTGGTGTACACCCTCAAACTGCGCAGCGGCGTGAAGTTCCAGGACGGGACAGACTTCAACGCCGAGGCGGTGAAGGTCAACCTGGATCGCGCCAGCAACAAGGAGAACAGCCTCAAGCGCTATAACCTGTACAAGAATATCGCCAGCACCGAGGCCGTCGATCCCACGACCGTTAAAATTACCTTAAAAGAGCCGTTCTCGGCGTTTATCAATATCCTGGCGCACCCGGCGACGGCGATGATTTCGCCAGACGCGCTGAAAAAATACGGCAAAGAGATTGGCTTCCATCCGGTTGGAACCGGGCCGTATGAGCTGGTCACCTGGAATCAAACCGATTTTGTGAAGGTGAAGAAATTCGCCGGATACTGGCAGAAAGGGCTGCCAAAGCTGGACACTATCACCTGGCGTCCGGTGGTGGATAACAACACCCGCGCGGCGATGCTGCAAACCGGCGAAGCGCAGTTTGCCTTCCCGATCCCTTACGAGCAGGCGGCGATCCTGCAAAAAAACAGCAAGCTGGAGCTGGTCGCCAGCCCGTCGATCATGCAGCGTTACATCAGCATGAACGTCACGCAAAAGCCGTTTGATAATCCGAAAGTGCGTGAGGCGATCAACTACGCGATTAGCCGTCAGGCGCTGGTGAAGGTCGCCTTTGCGGGCTACGCGACGCCAGCCACCGGCGTTGTCCCGCCGTCGATCCAGTATGCCGAAACCTACACCGCGTGGCCGTACGATCCCGCGAAAGCGCGCGAACTGTTAAAAGAGGCCGGATTCCCGAACGGCTTCAGCACTACGCTGTGGTCGTCGCATAATCACAGTACTGCGCAGAAAGTGTTGCAGTTCACCCAGCAACAACTGGCGCAGGTGGGCATTAAAGCGCAGTTAACCGCGATGGATGCGGGGCAGCGTGCCGCAGAAGTGGAAGGGAAAAGCCAGAAAGAGAGCGGTGTGAGAATGTTCTACACCGGCTGGTCAGCCTCAACGGGCGAAGCTGACTGGGCGCTGTCGCCGCTGTTTGCCTCGCAGAACTGGCCGCCAACGCTGTTTAACACCGCGTTTTACAGCAATCCGCAGGTGGATAAAGATCTGGCTGACGCGCTGAAAACCACTAAACCGGAAGAGAAAGCGCGGCTGTATAAAGACGCGCAGGATACTATCTGGAAAGAGTCGCCGTGGATCCCGCTAGTAGTAGAAAAACTGGTTTCTGCGCATAACAAAGCGCTGACGGGTTTCTACATTATGCCGGATACGGGCTTTAGCTTTGACGATGCGGATTTGAAATAA